One genomic segment of Chitinibacter sp. FCG-7 includes these proteins:
- a CDS encoding arginine/lysine/ornithine decarboxylase, with the protein MRFYFPLVIIDEDFRSENTSGSGIRELAAAIEAEGTDVVGYTSYGDLTSFAQQQSRACGFILSIDDEEFGGGSAEETQNALEHLRTFVAEIRRRNPDIPIYLYGETRTARHIPNDVLRELHGFIHMHEDTPEFVARHIIREAKSYLDSLAPPFFRALTNYAQDGSYSWHCPGHSGGVAFLKSPVGQMFHQFFGENMLRADVCNAVEELGQLLDHTGPVAASERNAARIFNADHLYFVTNGTSTSNKIVWNSTVAPGDIVVVDRNCHKSILHAIMMTGAVPIFLMPTRNHYGIIGPIPRSEFEPESIRQKMLANPFCREKLAENPDIKPRVLTITQSTYDGVLYNVEEIKGLLDGVIETLHFDEAWLPHAAFHDFYGDYHAIGEDRPRCKDSMIFSTQSTHKLLAGISQASQILVQDATDNKLDRDIFNEAYLMHTSTSPQYAIIASCDVAAAMMEAPGGTALVEESLAEALEFRRAMRKVDEEYGSDWWFKVWGPDDLTDEGLDHRDAWMLKAGENWHGFGDIAEGFNLLDPIKATILTPGLNVDGDFTDQGIPAAIVAKYLAEHGVVIEKTGLYSFFIMFTIGITKGRWNTMVTALQQFKDDYDKNAPLWRVLPEFIVQFPQYERIGLRDLCQQIHGIYRENNVAKLTTEMYLSGIVPAMKPSKAFAKMAHKEIERVALDELEGRITAVMLTPYPPGIPLLVPGEVFNKTIVDYLKFVRAFNGKFPGFETYTHGLVAEKTDSGTHYFVDCVRV; encoded by the coding sequence ATGCGCTTTTACTTCCCCCTCGTCATCATTGACGAAGACTTCCGCTCGGAAAACACCAGCGGTTCCGGTATCCGTGAATTGGCGGCGGCCATTGAGGCTGAGGGTACGGATGTGGTGGGCTATACCAGCTATGGTGATTTGACCTCGTTTGCGCAGCAGCAAAGCCGTGCTTGCGGCTTTATCCTGTCGATTGACGATGAAGAGTTTGGTGGCGGCTCTGCAGAAGAGACGCAAAACGCGCTTGAACATCTGCGCACTTTCGTGGCCGAAATCCGCCGTCGCAACCCGGATATTCCAATCTATCTGTATGGTGAAACTCGTACCGCGCGTCATATACCCAATGACGTATTGCGTGAGCTGCACGGTTTTATTCACATGCACGAAGATACCCCCGAATTCGTGGCGCGCCACATTATTCGCGAAGCCAAATCTTATCTCGACAGCCTCGCCCCGCCGTTCTTCCGCGCGCTGACCAATTACGCGCAAGATGGCTCGTACTCATGGCATTGCCCGGGTCACTCGGGTGGCGTGGCGTTTTTGAAATCACCCGTCGGCCAGATGTTCCACCAGTTTTTTGGCGAGAATATGCTGCGCGCCGACGTGTGTAATGCGGTGGAAGAACTCGGCCAGTTGCTCGATCACACCGGCCCAGTGGCGGCGTCGGAACGTAATGCCGCGCGCATTTTTAATGCCGACCATTTGTATTTCGTCACCAATGGCACGTCAACGTCGAACAAAATTGTGTGGAATTCGACCGTTGCACCGGGCGATATCGTCGTCGTTGACCGTAACTGCCACAAATCGATTCTGCACGCGATCATGATGACTGGCGCGGTACCCATTTTCCTGATGCCAACGCGCAATCACTACGGCATTATCGGCCCGATTCCGCGTAGCGAATTCGAGCCAGAATCGATCCGTCAGAAAATGCTCGCCAACCCATTCTGCCGCGAAAAACTGGCCGAAAATCCAGACATCAAGCCACGCGTACTGACGATCACCCAATCGACTTACGATGGCGTGTTGTACAACGTGGAAGAAATCAAAGGCCTCTTGGATGGCGTGATTGAAACACTGCACTTCGACGAGGCGTGGTTGCCGCATGCAGCCTTCCATGATTTCTACGGCGACTACCACGCGATTGGCGAAGATCGCCCGCGCTGTAAAGATTCGATGATTTTTTCGACACAATCGACGCATAAATTGCTGGCTGGGATTTCTCAGGCTTCCCAAATCTTGGTGCAAGACGCAACTGATAATAAGCTCGACCGCGATATCTTCAACGAAGCCTATCTGATGCACACCTCCACCAGCCCGCAGTACGCGATTATCGCGTCATGCGATGTGGCGGCGGCGATGATGGAAGCACCAGGCGGTACGGCATTGGTGGAGGAGTCACTGGCCGAAGCGCTTGAATTCCGCCGCGCAATGCGCAAGGTGGATGAGGAATACGGCAGCGACTGGTGGTTTAAAGTCTGGGGGCCGGATGATCTGACCGATGAAGGTCTGGATCACCGCGATGCGTGGATGCTCAAAGCCGGTGAAAATTGGCACGGCTTTGGCGATATTGCCGAAGGCTTCAATCTGCTTGACCCGATCAAGGCGACGATTTTGACGCCGGGTCTGAATGTCGATGGCGACTTTACCGATCAGGGCATTCCAGCGGCGATTGTCGCGAAGTATCTGGCTGAACACGGCGTGGTGATTGAGAAAACCGGCCTATACTCCTTCTTTATCATGTTTACCATCGGCATTACCAAAGGCCGCTGGAACACGATGGTGACGGCGCTGCAGCAGTTTAAAGACGACTACGACAAAAATGCGCCGTTGTGGCGTGTGCTGCCGGAATTCATCGTGCAATTCCCGCAATACGAGCGTATCGGCTTGCGCGATTTGTGCCAGCAGATTCACGGTATTTACCGCGAAAACAATGTGGCCAAATTGACGACCGAGATGTATTTGTCCGGCATCGTACCAGCAATGAAGCCATCGAAAGCGTTTGCTAAAATGGCGCACAAGGAAATCGAACGCGTGGCGCTCGATGAGCTGGAAGGCCGTATTACCGCCGTAATGTTGACGCCTTACCCACCAGGCATTCCGCTGTTGGTGCCGGGTGAAGTGTTCAACAAAACGATTGTTGATTACCTGAAATTTGTCCGCGCATTTAACGGCAAATTCCCTGGCTTCGAGACCTACACACACGGCCTGGTAGCTGAAAAAACCGATAGCGGCACGCACTATTTTGTCGATTGCGTCCGGGTTTAA
- a CDS encoding substrate-binding periplasmic protein: MRIAIVLAILFPAAVWAEQPLVLVSDPWCPVACAASDPRPGYVVEIAKAVFEPAGYRIDYQIVPFARAEAMTNSGDAAGFIGVLKLPKRQNWAFPEQAQAQSRVCFYTRADSRWLYAGATSLTNQRVGTIRGYSYGTEIDEVLRYAKVDQVSGLNGFKRGLAKLQAKRIDAVVEYELVAQYQQFASNASLRNAGCSQMADQLYLAFSPARSDSPQLARMLHDGVQKLRKTGELKKILQSYGINEP, translated from the coding sequence ATGCGTATAGCGATTGTTCTGGCTATTTTATTTCCTGCTGCCGTTTGGGCGGAGCAACCGCTGGTGCTGGTTAGCGACCCGTGGTGTCCGGTGGCGTGCGCGGCGAGCGATCCGCGACCCGGTTATGTGGTCGAGATTGCCAAAGCAGTATTTGAACCGGCTGGTTATCGCATTGATTACCAGATTGTCCCTTTTGCCCGCGCCGAGGCCATGACCAATAGCGGCGATGCGGCAGGCTTTATTGGCGTGCTAAAACTGCCCAAACGGCAAAACTGGGCTTTTCCCGAGCAAGCTCAGGCGCAATCTCGCGTGTGTTTTTATACTCGCGCCGATAGCCGCTGGCTTTACGCTGGGGCTACATCGCTAACAAATCAGCGCGTAGGCACCATTCGCGGCTATAGCTACGGCACGGAAATTGACGAGGTATTGCGTTACGCCAAGGTTGATCAGGTAAGCGGGCTCAATGGTTTCAAGCGTGGGCTGGCCAAGCTGCAGGCCAAGCGGATTGATGCCGTGGTCGAATACGAGCTGGTGGCGCAATACCAGCAATTTGCCAGCAACGCATCGCTGCGCAATGCCGGGTGTAGCCAGATGGCCGATCAGCTGTATCTGGCCTTTTCTCCCGCCCGCAGCGATTCGCCGCAACTGGCCAGAATGCTGCACGATGGGGTGCAAAAACTAAGAAAAACAGGCGAGCTCAAGAAAATATTACAGTCCTATGGCATCAACGAGCCATAA
- a CDS encoding GspH/FimT family pseudopilin, producing MQHQKGFSLVELMVTIAILAIIISIAIPSFSNWVKNTRLSGAAEQIQSTFSYAKSESIKRNKGTCLLISNPNTDTWSLKITSDCTDSTVLQEITSSDYNKTIRLTLDAASKINKTRFDPRSQRPGFDNNNGTIKTTQSLYLGIDNYKLKIELSPAGLITICNSGTKNISGYAVCA from the coding sequence ATGCAGCATCAAAAAGGCTTCTCATTGGTTGAATTAATGGTCACGATAGCCATCTTGGCCATCATTATTTCAATCGCCATACCTAGCTTTAGCAATTGGGTGAAAAACACACGTCTCTCAGGTGCAGCAGAACAAATTCAATCCACTTTCAGCTATGCAAAATCAGAAAGTATTAAAAGAAATAAAGGCACCTGCCTGCTAATTAGCAACCCCAATACAGACACATGGAGTTTGAAGATCACTTCCGACTGTACAGATAGTACGGTACTCCAAGAAATCACAAGCAGTGATTACAATAAAACAATTCGGCTAACACTTGATGCTGCAAGCAAAATAAACAAAACTCGTTTTGACCCCCGGTCGCAAAGACCTGGATTTGACAATAACAATGGCACAATTAAAACAACGCAGAGCCTTTATTTGGGCATAGATAATTACAAATTGAAAATTGAATTATCACCAGCAGGATTAATCACAATTTGCAACTCAGGCACAAAAAATATAAGTGGATATGCAGTATGCGCTTAA
- a CDS encoding carbohydrate-binding protein: MKKNTGFSLIEILICSLIIGIAGITLAKLQTVFILNSSIAEQRIEASAFAQSRLDQIRRFIDTHNKLVSSETIDNGIAIDLIGEKTLNGKSAQFKNTICIKKTSSEACRTSATDLTLAEKDILMVQSTTTWTDASNTPQATVLFSKLIKSTAPWPNPICQWTASNAVGYQKGMYALHTMSSNKKNVWLCNKTGGCGVAEPAAGSGWVDVGQFMPNPTPGIHIDTSSACTPPNPDGSPKTSGSGAGPTTAPTAAPAPTATPSGGGAIPWAEGVTYTAGQKVTYNGGTYECIQAHTAWVGTNWNPAATPTMWKKL, from the coding sequence ATGAAAAAAAATACTGGTTTTAGCTTAATCGAAATTCTTATCTGCTCCTTGATTATCGGCATTGCTGGAATCACGCTGGCAAAACTACAAACAGTGTTTATCCTGAATAGCTCAATTGCCGAGCAACGCATCGAGGCCAGCGCGTTTGCACAATCACGGCTTGATCAGATTCGCCGATTTATCGATACACACAATAAATTGGTTTCAAGCGAAACCATTGACAATGGCATAGCCATTGATTTGATCGGAGAAAAAACTCTCAATGGTAAATCAGCACAATTTAAAAATACGATTTGTATTAAAAAAACGAGCTCGGAGGCCTGCCGCACAAGCGCCACGGATCTGACTCTGGCAGAAAAAGACATCCTGATGGTGCAATCCACCACCACATGGACAGATGCCAGTAATACACCTCAAGCAACCGTTCTTTTTAGTAAATTGATTAAATCAACGGCACCATGGCCGAATCCGATTTGCCAATGGACAGCTTCAAATGCGGTCGGCTATCAAAAAGGAATGTATGCCTTGCATACAATGTCCAGCAACAAGAAAAATGTCTGGCTCTGTAATAAAACAGGGGGTTGTGGCGTTGCTGAACCTGCAGCTGGCTCAGGCTGGGTTGATGTAGGCCAATTCATGCCCAACCCTACACCGGGAATCCACATCGACACATCAAGCGCATGTACGCCGCCCAATCCGGATGGCAGCCCAAAAACCTCTGGCAGTGGCGCAGGACCGACAACAGCACCGACAGCTGCACCAGCACCGACTGCAACACCATCAGGCGGTGGTGCAATTCCATGGGCAGAAGGTGTAACGTACACAGCAGGACAGAAAGTCACTTATAATGGAGGTACTTATGAATGCATTCAAGCACATACGGCTTGGGTAGGTACCAATTGGAATCCTGCAGCCACGCCAACCATGTGGAAAAAGTTGTAA
- a CDS encoding PilW family protein produces the protein MRLINFTKQQGISLIELMVSLAIGLLLISAATTIGFSSIFAGKEGIQQTNLNETLRSIITEASRDLRRAGYSKNMSLSPLFRKAYLSQNSTIKGKDAYQCIIFIYDNYDGSSASSGNGILGNEDMFGLTFKDNQVFVLLNGDTSTTTCSGSQADGWYPLNSTNKGMPKITNFYFTVDTTPTVTKNTAATPQQIGALAIGNITLYIDGDSLQSAPSGSNKFKSTNFQSTLSQTIQLRNLPVIQ, from the coding sequence ATGCGCTTAATAAATTTCACTAAACAACAGGGCATCTCCCTAATCGAGCTAATGGTGTCATTAGCGATTGGTCTATTATTAATCAGCGCGGCAACAACAATTGGCTTTAGTAGCATCTTCGCAGGAAAAGAAGGGATACAGCAAACCAATCTCAATGAAACTTTACGTTCAATCATCACTGAAGCCAGCCGAGATCTACGCCGTGCTGGATACAGCAAGAACATGTCTTTAAGCCCACTTTTTCGCAAAGCCTATCTTAGCCAGAATTCAACTATCAAAGGCAAAGATGCATATCAGTGCATTATTTTCATCTATGACAATTATGATGGCTCCAGTGCTTCGTCAGGAAATGGCATTCTTGGCAATGAAGACATGTTCGGCCTGACCTTCAAAGACAATCAGGTTTTTGTTTTACTGAATGGCGATACGAGCACCACGACATGTTCTGGTAGCCAAGCTGACGGTTGGTATCCACTCAATAGCACTAATAAAGGGATGCCAAAGATAACTAATTTTTATTTTACCGTCGACACCACACCAACAGTAACCAAAAATACAGCGGCTACACCACAACAAATTGGCGCTTTGGCAATCGGAAATATCACTCTTTATATTGACGGGGATAGTCTTCAATCCGCTCCTTCAGGCAGTAACAAATTCAAAAGCACCAACTTCCAAAGCACACTAAGCCAAACAATACAATTACGCAATCTTCCTGTAATCCAATAG
- a CDS encoding type IV pilin protein — protein MQTGSRGFTLIELMIVVAIIGILAVIAYPNYTKYVQKSRRTDAFTPMSKIQQNQEKWRANNTAYTNDLSKLNVSATSEMGYYSLKITDDDATGFIVQASAQGVQTKDTGCTTLKLTVKNGNTTYDPASCWSK, from the coding sequence ATGCAAACCGGATCACGCGGTTTTACTTTAATCGAGTTAATGATCGTTGTTGCAATTATTGGGATCTTAGCGGTTATTGCTTATCCCAATTACACAAAATATGTGCAAAAAAGTCGCAGAACAGATGCTTTTACTCCGATGAGTAAAATCCAGCAAAATCAGGAAAAATGGCGCGCCAACAATACCGCCTACACCAATGATTTGTCCAAGCTGAATGTGTCTGCTACGAGCGAGATGGGATATTATTCATTGAAAATCACAGATGATGATGCAACTGGTTTTATAGTTCAGGCCTCAGCTCAAGGTGTCCAAACTAAAGATACTGGGTGCACCACACTCAAACTGACCGTCAAAAACGGAAATACAACTTACGATCCTGCAAGCTGCTGGTCTAAATAA